In Aureibaculum algae, the following are encoded in one genomic region:
- a CDS encoding family 43 glycosylhydrolase has translation MTRNIFTWTIVLLSFFFFKSINAQNPITAPGMYIADPEAHAWKDGKLYIYGSRDESDAYWCSYTHHVLSTSNLKNWQITKNAFASKGEFDQVDYHDKLLFAPDAAYNNGIYYLYYCSPGKDFTEGVATSKNPNGPFQNGKQIKGAYQIDPAVLIDDDGKGYYYWGQGKPKVARLKANLIEIDSTTITEPMDEKGNTAFHEGSSIRKIGDLYYLVFAD, from the coding sequence ATGACTAGAAATATTTTTACTTGGACCATTGTTTTATTGAGCTTCTTCTTTTTTAAATCAATAAATGCCCAAAATCCAATCACTGCTCCGGGAATGTATATCGCAGATCCTGAAGCGCATGCTTGGAAAGATGGCAAACTCTACATTTATGGTTCAAGAGATGAAAGTGATGCCTATTGGTGTTCCTATACCCATCATGTTTTAAGTACTTCTAATCTAAAAAACTGGCAGATTACAAAAAATGCCTTTGCATCTAAAGGTGAATTTGATCAGGTTGACTACCATGACAAATTGTTGTTTGCACCAGATGCTGCCTATAACAACGGCATTTATTATTTGTACTACTGTTCCCCTGGTAAGGATTTTACTGAAGGGGTGGCCACGAGTAAAAATCCTAATGGACCTTTTCAAAACGGTAAACAAATTAAAGGGGCCTATCAAATTGATCCGGCTGTTTTAATAGATGATGACGGAAAGGGTTATTATTACTGGGGTCAGGGAAAACCAAAAGTAGCCAGGCTAAAAGCAAACTTAATTGAAATTGATTCGACTACAATCACTGAGCCCATGGACGAAAAGGGAAATACAGCTTTCCATGAAGGCTCCTCTATTAGAAAAATAGGTGATTTATATTACCTTGTTTTTGCCGATTAA
- a CDS encoding glycoside hydrolase family 117 protein gives MKNRFKLLVIIVGISIVSCQEKVKKEENVKKESNDIEITDKQQDFLGITHKDKLSAASKRALKWDQNLGNEWFIEFSALQPLRGDLAYEEGVVRRDPSAMIKHDGKYYVWYSKSVGPTQGFAGDIEKDKVFPWDRCDIWYATSEDGWTWKEEGLAVPRGEKGSYDDRSVFTVEIMENDGMYYLCYQTVKSPYVVRVKNQIGLAWSNSPDGPWTKSEEPILSPADNGIWKGTEQNRFLVEKKGDFDSHKVHDPCIIPYKEKFYLYYKGEQMGEAITFGGRQIRHGVAIADNPKGPYIKSEYNPISNSGHEICVWPYNDGIASLITTDGPEKNTIQWAPDGINFEIMSVIPGVTAHAIGLNRTADIEKEPTEILRWGLSHIYNSYDYQSIMRFESHRKTTHAAKGESTKK, from the coding sequence ATGAAAAATAGATTTAAACTTCTAGTAATAATAGTAGGAATAAGTATAGTATCTTGTCAAGAAAAAGTAAAAAAAGAAGAAAACGTGAAAAAAGAATCAAACGATATCGAAATTACAGATAAGCAGCAAGATTTCTTAGGGATTACCCATAAAGATAAATTAAGCGCAGCCAGTAAAAGAGCCCTTAAATGGGATCAAAATTTAGGAAACGAATGGTTTATAGAGTTTTCAGCGTTGCAACCTTTAAGAGGCGATTTAGCTTATGAAGAAGGTGTGGTAAGAAGAGATCCTAGTGCTATGATTAAACACGATGGAAAATACTATGTATGGTATAGTAAATCTGTTGGACCAACACAAGGCTTTGCTGGAGATATTGAAAAAGACAAAGTATTTCCTTGGGATCGTTGCGATATTTGGTATGCAACCTCGGAAGATGGTTGGACATGGAAAGAGGAAGGTTTAGCCGTGCCTAGAGGAGAAAAAGGAAGTTATGATGATCGCTCTGTATTTACCGTAGAAATTATGGAAAATGATGGCATGTATTATTTATGTTATCAAACCGTAAAATCGCCATACGTTGTACGAGTTAAAAATCAAATTGGTTTGGCATGGTCCAATTCGCCAGATGGTCCATGGACAAAAAGTGAAGAACCTATTTTAAGTCCGGCAGATAATGGTATTTGGAAAGGAACAGAACAAAATAGATTTTTAGTAGAGAAAAAAGGAGATTTTGATAGCCATAAAGTTCATGATCCTTGTATTATTCCCTACAAAGAAAAGTTTTATTTATACTATAAAGGAGAGCAAATGGGAGAAGCAATTACATTTGGCGGACGTCAGATTCGTCATGGTGTAGCTATTGCTGATAATCCTAAAGGACCGTATATAAAATCAGAATACAATCCAATCAGTAATAGCGGTCACGAAATTTGTGTTTGGCCTTACAATGACGGAATTGCATCTTTAATTACTACCGATGGACCAGAGAAAAACACTATTCAATGGGCTCCAGATGGTATTAATTTTGAAATTATGTCGGTAATTCCTGGTGTAACTGCTCATGCTATTGGTCTAAATAGAACTGCAGATATAGAAAAAGAACCAACCGAAATTCTTCGTTGGGGATTATCTCACATTTACAATTCTTACGATTATCAAAGTATCATGCGTTTTGAATCTCACAGAAAAACAACACATGCAGCGAAAGGTGAAAGTACTAAGAAATAA
- a CDS encoding RagB/SusD family nutrient uptake outer membrane protein has product MVFSAEQNNRLQLYYSRIVAKSFYDEYLYYKIIDMKKSGLKRSVNWCFILVGVFIFTIVSCSSSDEPDPVPSTEYKSILELENAVDSLHIELAIATRDNNFFAPAWGADDITTSYYSSKADYREIDQRLTSPYNERLVTIWKSSYKIIHSVNNIFFNAANLEVSDMNKKDMLLGEAYFIRGFMYHYLTRVFGKVPLQLDPEPHIEFTLSETVNIYKQIESDWLEAERMLPESYPGVETGAPRPNNGTARAFLARLYLDWGGFPLEDASKYQEAASSAKKVMENHDSHGFDLMEDLDDLWTLEHRFNKESVFTIEHCVDCIQGGNRKMGKLGNPGELGGWEDTFSEIKFFETFPENHRKNATFITDPMIEDPYTTPSGGPTVNWTAFIIQQNPILAKITGKGDIPRSSFESDRNDYMMRYAEVLLIYAEASARAGNINQDAWEALNKIRRRAELLPPDTPNPDVDLSSGDLAELAFTERGWEFAGEFLRWFDLTRMERVDAVLRDAYRNDISSTVSDPNHPDYGQPVVERVQIIGSTGKDNYFSPLPQRMIDEYPNLEN; this is encoded by the coding sequence ATGGTTTTTAGTGCAGAACAAAACAACAGGTTGCAGTTATATTACAGTAGAATTGTTGCTAAGAGTTTTTATGATGAATATCTTTATTATAAAATTATTGACATGAAAAAGAGTGGTTTAAAGAGAAGCGTTAATTGGTGTTTTATACTAGTTGGTGTTTTCATTTTTACGATTGTAAGTTGTTCTTCAAGTGATGAGCCGGATCCTGTCCCTTCAACAGAATACAAAAGTATTTTAGAACTTGAAAATGCTGTTGACAGCCTCCACATAGAACTTGCCATAGCCACCCGCGACAATAATTTTTTTGCACCCGCCTGGGGAGCAGATGATATTACAACTAGCTATTATAGTAGCAAAGCCGATTATAGGGAAATAGATCAAAGATTGACAAGTCCGTACAATGAGCGTTTAGTAACTATTTGGAAAAGTTCATATAAGATTATCCACTCGGTTAATAATATTTTTTTCAATGCTGCGAATTTAGAAGTGTCTGATATGAATAAAAAGGATATGCTTTTGGGAGAGGCATATTTTATAAGAGGTTTTATGTATCATTATTTGACGCGAGTATTTGGAAAGGTCCCGTTGCAACTAGACCCTGAACCTCATATTGAGTTTACTTTATCGGAGACCGTAAATATCTATAAACAAATAGAAAGTGATTGGCTGGAGGCTGAACGTATGTTGCCGGAAAGTTACCCAGGGGTTGAAACCGGGGCTCCAAGACCTAACAATGGTACCGCACGTGCTTTTTTAGCAAGATTGTATCTGGATTGGGGAGGGTTCCCTTTAGAAGATGCTTCTAAATATCAAGAGGCAGCATCAAGTGCGAAAAAAGTTATGGAGAACCATGATTCGCATGGATTTGATCTTATGGAAGATCTGGATGACTTATGGACCCTGGAGCATCGTTTTAACAAAGAATCTGTTTTTACCATTGAACATTGTGTTGACTGTATTCAAGGAGGTAATAGAAAAATGGGTAAACTCGGCAACCCCGGTGAACTGGGAGGATGGGAGGATACCTTTAGCGAGATTAAATTCTTTGAGACCTTTCCTGAAAATCACAGAAAAAATGCAACTTTTATAACGGATCCTATGATAGAGGATCCCTATACCACTCCTTCTGGTGGTCCCACAGTAAATTGGACTGCTTTTATCATCCAACAAAACCCGATACTGGCAAAAATTACTGGTAAAGGAGATATACCAAGATCGAGTTTTGAAAGCGACAGGAATGATTATATGATGCGCTACGCAGAGGTTTTACTCATTTATGCTGAGGCTTCAGCCAGAGCAGGTAATATAAATCAGGACGCTTGGGAAGCCTTGAATAAAATTAGAAGAAGGGCAGAACTGCTGCCACCAGATACGCCAAACCCTGATGTAGATCTGTCAAGTGGAGATTTGGCAGAATTGGCTTTTACTGAAAGAGGATGGGAATTTGCTGGTGAATTTTTGCGCTGGTTTGATTTAACCAGAATGGAAAGAGTAGATGCTGTGCTCCGTGATGCTTATAGAAATGACATATCCAGTACCGTATCTGATCCAAATCATCCTGATTATGGGCAGCCCGTTGTAGAGAGGGTTCAAATTATAGGTTCCACTGGCAAAGACAATTATTTTTCACCTCTTCCTCAAAGAATGATAGATGAATATCCGAATCTGGAAAATTAA